The following is a genomic window from Campylobacter lari subsp. lari.
ATATGGTATGATTTTACTTCTATTATTGATGGGGCTTGTTTTGCACAAGTTGATTTTATACGCACAAGCGGAGTGAAAGCACAATTTAGTCCAAAATACCTTTCGGCTAAATTTCATACCTTATATAAAAACAAAGATTATAAAAAAATCAAAAAAGACAAATATAAAGCACATTTTTTATATTTATTTGCCACACAAATTCAAGGAGTATATAACTTTTTTGAATTTATCATAGGTAAAAATAAATTAGAAGAAAAAATCAAATAGGAGAAAACATGGGTCAGTGTCCTTTTCATCCAAAGCCTTATAAAAATAAAGCTTCTACGTTAACTACTTTTTTACTAAAAAGAAGATCTTGGCTTGATGGACTTTATGAGCGAAGTTACAAGATGATGATGGGTAGAGTAAAAATGCCTGGATTTGATCTATATGTGGTAAATGATCCAAAAGAAGTTAGACGCATTATGGTAGATGAGGTTAGAGAATATCCAAAAAGTCAACTTTTGCATGAGCTTTTGGAGCCACTTTTGGGTATAAGTATTTTTACAACTAATGATAGAGTATGGGAAAAGCAAAGAGAACTTTTAAGACCTTCTTTTGAAATGACAAGGATTTCTAAGGTTTTTAATTTGATGAGTGAAGCAGCTTCTGATATGATGGCAAGATTTGCAAGGTATGAAGATAAAGCGATTATAGAAGTAGATGAAGCTATGACTTTTGTGACTGCAGATGTGATTTTTAGAACTATTATGTCATCAAAACTTGATGAGCAAAAAGGTAAACTTGTTTTGGATGCTTTTGTAACTGTGCAAGAAGAAACAGTTAAAACAGCTATGCGAAGAATGTTTCGTTTCCCAACTTGGCTTTCAAATCTTTTAGGTGAGAAAAAAAGACTTAAAGCAGGTGGAGTTATACGCAAGGTTTTATCAGATATTATAAAGCCAAGATATGATAATGCCCTAAATGATCAAGGAAAATATGAAGATATTTTATCATCATTGCTTATGGTGGTAGATGCAGATACTAATGAGAGATTTTCTTTTAATGAAATTTTAGACCAAGTTGCCATGCTTTTCTTAGCAGGCCATGAAACCACTGCAAGTTCACTAACTTGGACACTATATATTTTAAGTATTTCTCCAAATGAGCAACAAAAAGCCTATGAAGAAATCATGCAAGTTGCGGGTGATGAAGAGTTTAAAATAGAACATATTAGAGCAATGAAATATCTTACAAATGTGTTTAAAGAAAGCTTACGACTTTATCCGCCAGTTGGCTTTTTTGCTAGAGAAGCAAGAAATGATAACAAAATGAGAGATAAGCTTATCAAAAAAGGTTCAGGTGTAGTGGTAGCTCCATGGCTCATTCATAGACATGATAGTTTTTGGGAAAATCCACATGAGTTTGATCCAAGTCGCCATGAAGATAAAAGCAAGATTAAAAAAGACACTTATATGCCTTTTGGTATGGGAGAGCGTGTGTGTATAGGGCAGGGTTTTGCTATGCAAGAGGCTGTTTTGATTTTAGCTAATATTTTAAGGACTTATAAGTTAGAATTAGAAGAAAATTTTGTACCTGATATAGTAGGAAGACTTACTATAAGATCGGCAAATGGTATGAATATAAGATTTATAAAAAGGTAAAAATGAAAGAAAAATTAGCAGGAACTATACTACTTTGCGCTATCGTTCCTTTAGCGGTGATTAGTTATCTTTTTATTGTTATAGTGGGTACTTTTGGTAATCCTGCTAGGGTTAGACAAGGTGTGAGAGCGCTTGATCATTTTGTCAATGCTACTTTGTTTAATGGTTATGCTTGGGAGTCTTTATCATCTCATGCTTGGAGAGAGCGTGATAAAAGATGGGCTAAAATAGTTATTAAAATCACAGATTTTTTTGATAAAAATCACTGCCAAAAGGCAAATAAAAGAGAACAGCCTATAGTAGATTTAGTTTTAGAAAGAAAGCTTACCGAGCAAACTGTCGGCAAGCAACTTTAATTTTCTCCAAATAAAGCTTTAAGGTTTTTAAACGCTTCTTCTTGGTTATTAGTTTTATCTTCATTGTTTATTTCATTAAGTTCTATTTCATACCCAAGTAACATGCTAGCTAAGCGTATGTTAATACCGCTTTTTCCTATGGCTTTGCTTTTTTGCTCACTATTTAGCGTTACAATAGCTTTTTTATCTTCAATTTGCACTGAATTTATAATAGCAGGAGCCAAGCTTCTAGTGATTAAAATTGCCATTTCATTAGAATACTCAATACAGTCGATATTTTCATTTTTTAATTCTTTGCTTACAGCATTGATTCTAACTCCTTTTATACCCACGGTTGCTCCTACTGCATCAACGCTTGGGCTATTGGCTTGTAAGATGATTTTTGCTCTCTCGCCTGGAATTCTTGCACTGGCATAAATATTTATAAGACCATCTTTGATTTCAGGAACTTCAGCTTTTAATAAAGCTTCTAAAAATTTAGGGCTAGTTCTACTAAGCTCCATTCTCATACCTGATTTATCAATATATACATGTCTAATAACAGCCTTAATCACATCACCTACTTTAAATTTTTCACCTTTGATACGATTTTTTCTAGGTAAATATGCACGAAACTCATCAATTTCTACATAAGTATTTTCTTCACTATCTACTCTTACTACGCTACCAAAAACCATATGTCCTACCATTTTTTGGTATTTTTCATAGATTTTTTCTTCTAAGAGTTTTTGAATGTTGTATTCTAATTCTTTATGCAAGATATTTACAGCAGTACGACCTAAATTTTCTAAAGAGCATTCATAAGTTAACTCATCGCCAATTTCTACATCTTTAGCTTCCACTCTTGCTTTGCTTAAAGCGATAAAATGTTCATTTTCACTTTCTAATCTTTCATCATCATCACTAACTACAACTATTTTTTGATAAAGTTGCAAATTTTTACCTGAATCAACAAAAAATTCATATTTATCGCCATAAATTTTCTTAGCAGTATTAATAAGTGCTTTTTTAACTCTTTCTCTTACATCTTCTATTTGTAAATTTTTCTCATTAGCAATGGATTCAATTATATCTGTGATTTTTTCCATAATGACAATACAACCTTAATTTTGGATTTTAAAAGTTTGAAGAATAAAATTATATCTTTAATAAGTTTAATTAAAAGTAAAATTTGCTATAATTTCAGATTAAAAAAACTTGAGGATGATGATATGGATTTAAAAATAGCAAGAACCTCTGTTGATGAAAAGCCAAAAAGTATAAGTTTAGAAAGTATTGAAAAGGCTGTGGATAAAGAAGGTCAAAAATTTTTCTATTTTGATAAAGACAATGCACATAAGCAATTAATCGCTTTAGTAGAGCATTTTGAAAAAAAAGGAAAATGTGTTTATCATAGAACAATCAAATATGGTTTAGATGATACAGATTTTATGTATGAGGTACACATTCTTTGAGTAAAAAACTTTTTATACAAACTTTAGGTTGTGCTATGAATGTTAGAGATTCAGAGCACATGATAGCCGAGCTTAAAGAAAAAGAAAATTATGAATTAACTCAAGATGCAAAAGAAGCAGATTTGATTTTAATCAATACTTGCTCGGTGCGTGAAAAGCCTGTACATAAGCTTTTTTCAGAAGTTGGAAGTTTTGAAAAAATCAAAAAAAATGGTGCGAAAATAGGAGTTTGTGGTTGCACTGCTTCTCATTTGGGTGATGAAATTTTTAAGCGTGCTCCTAATGTTGATTTTGTTTTGGGAGCTAGAAATGTTTCTAAAATAACAAAGGCAGTAAATACTCCTAAATTTTTAGGTAATGATATAGATTTTGATGAGAGTAATTATGCTTTTGCTGATTTTAGAAATAGTCTTTATAAAACTTATGTAAATATTTCTATAGGATGTGATAAACATTGCACTTATTGCATAGTGCCACATACTAGAGGAGATGAGATTTCTATACCTTTTGAAATT
Proteins encoded in this region:
- a CDS encoding HP0268 family nuclease, which encodes MDLKIARTSVDEKPKSISLESIEKAVDKEGQKFFYFDKDNAHKQLIALVEHFEKKGKCVYHRTIKYGLDDTDFMYEVHIL
- a CDS encoding membrane protein, with the protein product MKEKLAGTILLCAIVPLAVISYLFIVIVGTFGNPARVRQGVRALDHFVNATLFNGYAWESLSSHAWRERDKRWAKIVIKITDFFDKNHCQKANKREQPIVDLVLERKLTEQTVGKQL
- the nusA gene encoding transcription termination factor NusA, which produces MEKITDIIESIANEKNLQIEDVRERVKKALINTAKKIYGDKYEFFVDSGKNLQLYQKIVVVSDDDERLESENEHFIALSKARVEAKDVEIGDELTYECSLENLGRTAVNILHKELEYNIQKLLEEKIYEKYQKMVGHMVFGSVVRVDSEENTYVEIDEFRAYLPRKNRIKGEKFKVGDVIKAVIRHVYIDKSGMRMELSRTSPKFLEALLKAEVPEIKDGLINIYASARIPGERAKIILQANSPSVDAVGATVGIKGVRINAVSKELKNENIDCIEYSNEMAILITRSLAPAIINSVQIEDKKAIVTLNSEQKSKAIGKSGINIRLASMLLGYEIELNEINNEDKTNNQEEAFKNLKALFGEN
- a CDS encoding cytochrome P450, coding for MGQCPFHPKPYKNKASTLTTFLLKRRSWLDGLYERSYKMMMGRVKMPGFDLYVVNDPKEVRRIMVDEVREYPKSQLLHELLEPLLGISIFTTNDRVWEKQRELLRPSFEMTRISKVFNLMSEAASDMMARFARYEDKAIIEVDEAMTFVTADVIFRTIMSSKLDEQKGKLVLDAFVTVQEETVKTAMRRMFRFPTWLSNLLGEKKRLKAGGVIRKVLSDIIKPRYDNALNDQGKYEDILSSLLMVVDADTNERFSFNEILDQVAMLFLAGHETTASSLTWTLYILSISPNEQQKAYEEIMQVAGDEEFKIEHIRAMKYLTNVFKESLRLYPPVGFFAREARNDNKMRDKLIKKGSGVVVAPWLIHRHDSFWENPHEFDPSRHEDKSKIKKDTYMPFGMGERVCIGQGFAMQEAVLILANILRTYKLELEENFVPDIVGRLTIRSANGMNIRFIKR